CTGAATTTACCAATGTAAAGGAACTTTGCACTATGTAAAAGTGAATTTTAAACAGCATAATTTGTCCTCTCATTTTACTTTTTAACAAGTGTTGATAAATTGCTTTAATCATGTCTGTCATGTGTGCCAAACTAGCCAACTTGATATACATATACCAAATTCTAGCACAGAATTTAAAAGGAACATGTCTCATAAATGGGATAGAAAGTAGAAACTACCTGTCATGCAATCGAGACTTTTGTCCTTGCCAAAACTCAAACAGCTCAGGCTTGAGCCGGTATCCTCCCCAGTATTTAGGCTTTGGAATCACACTTCTGTGCAAACAAGAATTTGTTATTATTTCAGATTCATCGAAATGAATAAATTGTTTTCCTTCATTTTTAACAAACAGAATGGAGACTAGGTATAAAAATCAAGTGTCCATGTAGAACAAAATAGGATAGTGTTTAAAGAGTGTGAGATTACcccaaaaataaacttaaagatGGACTCTACAAAAACACAAACCCTCCACTAAAGTCGTACCAAATATAGGTTTGGCTTTAAATTCCCTTTCCTAAGAACCACCCCCCAATAACAAACACCCATAAAATTGACTTTGGTTtgataaaaaaagtaaaacaaaATGTAGGCAACTGCATGCAGCCCACAGCATGTAAGGCAGCGAAGGACCAACAAGCTGGGACCCATTATCTATATTCTTGGACAGGAAAGTAAAAGACTGCATTGGACTGAATAAATTTTAACCATACTGAAAAAATTAAGCTAACAAGCTAACTAATTCTCCTTCCGGATAATTTAGTCCCATTGAGAAACTTGGGATAATTCTATCAAATCCAATCGTCCACCTTCATATGTGCGTGTGTGTATAAATCAATACATCTTTATCTTTCTATCCAACTTGTTTTTCATAAGTTGTTGACAAATTAATAAATTGCTCattcttattaaaaaaaaaaaaaaaaaattaattcaatattATCCTATCCTAATCACCAAAAGCAGCCTTAAAGAATTGTATTACTTGCTTAAGTACAGCCAAAATAAAACACCAAATGACTTACCCATCAGAGTATTTTTCCTCTAAATCTTTGTATAGTTCATATAGAACATTTCTTCCAGGAACTACTGTACtctgaaagaaacaaagaaCAACCCTACTGTTAgagtttaaataattattcaagtATCATCTTTCCAGTAccctttataaaataaattcattgcAAACTGAAAGAAAGAAAGCCAAACCACAATAACAAAAAtagtaataatttatatttatttaaaagtaAACAGAACATGTTTAACTGATAGAAATGCGAACATGAACCTAAACATGGCCAAAAGACATGCATGGATACAGAAAAAGAGATCAGCAACATGATACAAGCACTTGGGTAGACCTCACTCCCAAAAGCTGGCCAAAAAGAGGAGGGTGCCCAAATAGTTACATACTGCTAATCAATCCCATACTTGGTCAATGTGGAATCCTGACGATACACCATCCTTTGGAGCCGGCGTCTACAGCGGCCCACTCTACTCTGGGCCTAATTCACAGGTCGCCCCTTCTGCAACATCGGTCCCATTTGAGGGTGCATGGCTCTAATACCACTCATACAAGCACTTGGGTAGAACTCAATACCAAAAGTTCGCTGAATTCCCTAAGTTGCTTAACCCAAAACTTAACTAATAGCCTGTTGATTCTCCATTTGATCTGCAGCAAACACACCCACCTGGAGACAAGGCTTGTCAAGGGCATCTTTTTTTGCATATTTTCGTGTAAACCTTCCCAAGAAGCCACCCAAAAACTTGTACTTCTGATTTTGATGGGGCGGAACTTCTCCATAGACCTTTCGCTCAATCATTCTCAAAATCCAAggtattcaaatttaaatcttTTAAATGCAGAAATACAAGAATCTAAGTGCTGTCTAGAATCCAAATCCGTCTACCCTTCAACAAAGTGCATGGGGAGCAATGCGGGACTTCCCtaccatttaaatttttatttcttttaactGTAGACTCCAGCTGACCTTAGTTCCCACTCCACCTCGACGGAGAATTCTTtgatacatttattttttacagaAGAAAGTAAAGTTAAATCTGGAAACATCTCTTGCAGCAAAATGTTTCCTATCCAAGAATCTTCCCAAAATCTTATCTTCTCTAAATCTCCTAACTTGAAGATAAATTAGGAACTTATACAAGGATATCATAAATTATATCAGAGAAAGATGTAGATCTAAAACAGTTGTTGGATTCTCTTTTGATCAACTATGAGGCTATCTTTAATTTTATCATATAAATCTTTTCACAAAATGtagcacaatttttttttttttttgaaaaaagaggAGAGATCATTGTCTTAGACTGATCACCCTCTGCAATAGATTAATGCCCTCACTTAAGACGGAGGAAAGCCGCTTAAACAAGagacagaaaaaataaaaagcagaaaagaataaaacaaagggaaaaaaaattaggtttcgtGTTTATTATGAAGGCTACAAGATAAATTGTGCTACATTTTGTAGCACAATTTATCTTGTAGCCTTCATAATAAACacgaaacctaattttttagaTTGAAGGGAATGCGCCTTACACATAAATAAAGAGGACTGAGAAAAATAGAACCTGCTTGCTAACTATTGCTCCGATTTGACTTCCTCGGGGACGGGAATGAAAGTATTGTTCAGATTCCTCTTCAGAAACTTTCTGGACAGATCCTTCCACTCTTACCTACAAATCAAAAGTTAATGTAAGTCAGTTTCTTCATTTACAAGTGTAATCAATTGCTAAGAAAATCACGTGAAATGGTAATTATTATGCTTTGATAGCAAAACACTAAGGCATGAATGTGGAAATGAAAATTAGAAAGGTATACATTTCCTAAATAGCAAAGGAGCCTTACTgttgaaagaaaagaaaataacacATTGTGGAAAAGTCATTTACACTAATAGACTTCTCTTGGGAAAATCCACTCAAATGCTTCATTGGTAATACTATTGTGCTTTAATCAATCCCAATTGGTAACACTAGGAAAGAGAATTTCAGATAAAAGATTAGAGTTCCCACAAGGCAAGATTATTGTGACcgtaaaagttattaataatattaaattttaagagAAAAGATATTTCCATATACTATAGTATGCAATAAATCCCTGGATCTTCCATTCAAAGTTAGAAGTTAAACTTCCCATAACCCTAaaaagaaatgtgagattttgaaTTACCATTCAACATTGTGCTTGAACATACATAGctacacaaaataaataaaagtgctGGAACAATTGTCGACTGACTTACGATTCAGGATTAAGGAAGGAATGTCACATAACCAAAGCAGTTTTCcacatccaatttaattatataagaaattctttttgACTGATAAGAATGTATGTACGAAGGCATATCTGATAGAACTTGTACTACCTGCCGATTTAATCCATCCCAATAAAAAAGAAGTGATGCATGAGGATTTTCTGATAACTCATGAGCCTTTCGACTCTCATAATTGGTGAACCTGCATATGGGAACAAGAGAACAAAATTAGGTCCATTTATACAGAAAGGCATTACAAGCACTACTGCTGAAAGTACACTACCATACTAACCAGACAAAACCATTCTCATCAAACCCTTTTAGCAATACCATTCGTGATGAGCTGTATAGAACAGTAAAACGACAGTGAATCAgcaattcaaatttataaaggAAGCAACCATATCAAAAAAGAGCAAAATGCTCAAAGCACGAAACAAATAACAGAaactgatatgtacattgttcATGTTGGAGTTGTTAAAAAAACTATTGGAGAAAACTACAAAAATTTACCAATGATTTACCAAGACTGTGTAGCCAAATAAATAACAATCAACTTTTAACACAACCTTGAACAGTAAAAATTGACTAATAATAACTCAATTTGGAATTGATGGCTGTGCTCTTTTTATTAAAATCCACAAAACTGGTTCCAAAGGGCTCTAGCAGTACTCTACTTGACATAAATTAGGACGTAACTTTGATTCCCAAATAACCACTACTCAAGCAATATTATCTTCCTTAAGTAGGACTCCTACTGCTATACTCAAAAATATGTAGATTGACTTTGTTAATGAGGCTAGTGCAAAGGAAAGACCTCTATGCACATCATAGTTGATAAACTACAATGGCTCCACAAGCTAAGCACTTCAATAACATAGGTTATTTTCAAATACATGCTGACGTGTTCAGTAGGGAAAAGTGATACCAAAGCAGAGAAATGGAAACTGAAGAGAAAATGAATTTGTGTATTACTGAACCACGCTAAGCAAATAGATATAGAGCATTTGAAAGACTCCTAGAACAAAGCTCGGTTACAACTTAGATCAGTCATACCCTTCAGAGTCATGCCTCTTTTAATACACACAGAACCTTTCATAACAAACTACCTGCTCTGTGCCCAAACCTGCCAGCTAAGCTACTAAGACATCactcattagttttcttacaaCTAGTACAAGTAATACAAAATAGAAGGGTTATCAGTGTTCAACTAATATCACGAAGCACTCAAGTTCCAACTTTACAGATCTTGCATTCTTTGAGAGTAAGAGAATAATTATATCAGATGACATCAGACACTTGCATTTTACAAAATGCATAACAAGATCAGAAAATACTTTAGACTCAATAAAACCCTTGGCTGTAATACAACCCTacaataaatgttatttcagTTTAGCACAAGAAGGAAAATTGGAATGTAGAACTCTAAGTAAATAACTGAAGTGTGAACATCTCACACAAATAAGTACTTCAGGAACATGCAAAAATACAGTACTAACAATAAAGGTAACAAAGCAGGAAAAGCAAACATTACACTTTTCCATTCTTGCCAGCAGTTGACAAGGCCATGGCATTTGGTTCTTTTAATccagcacccactgcttcctcAAACCATTTGCGGAACTGCAAGTTACCTATTAGTTTTATTGATATACCAGGCTAATTTTTGCAACAAGATATATAACAAATATGTATACATGATGTTGAACATAAATTATAAGTCTCGAGATTGAAAATGTAATAATCATCCGGCAGTGGTTATCAATTATTATACCTGATTTATTGGGTCAGATTCCACATCTTCCTCAAGGAACTCAGGCGAAATGTAATTCTCTCTCAGAGCTGATACATCAATTTTTGGAGGCTTTCCAATAAGAACACACATAGAAGTTCCACTATATGATGGAAGATGAAGTTTGTACTTTTCAGCAATTAAAGGAGGTACAAATCTGCCACCCAGAAAGTGGTGTGGGCCAGAAAATTGTTTTGCACACAACTTCGGAGCAGTCAAAGAAACCTAAAATCATAGTGAAACTCAATGAATAAGATAGCTCACACTTTCACTTATCTTCAAATGATTAGCTAATTCTATCACATTCTCATaaacaaattttgaaataaaatctTCTAAAATGGTATGAAAACACAATGGCAGTTTCTATCCAAAGCCTACCAACATGTCAGGTTTGATGCCTTCACCACCAATGTCTCCTTCTTCAACATGCCACCCAGATGGAATGTCCACGGAGACAATAGCAGGGGTTTTTTGACGTGTTCCATCATAATTCCGTAGAGAAACAAGCATTTGAACCAAACCATCAAAAGGAGGTCTTGGGGAACCTGATCAATATAAGATGGTAATTAATTTAAGGTGTATCCAATTGGATGCAgcatcaaaaaaaatatatatatataataacttaTCACCTTCATTGACAATTATGTAAAGATCTAGAATAAATTTAAAGAACTAAATTTGATGACTTTACTAGGACAAATAAAGTTCGTTTaggagaaaataaaaaaataaaaaaagatgatAAATACCATGGTACGAGAACCCAAACATTGCATCAACAATAATGTCAAAGTCCTCTGACAAGTCTAACGGCAAATCTTCGACGGAGATGAAAGGTACTGAGAGTGATTCAAGCTACAAAATTATCAATCAGATGAGAATATAAAGCAAGAACTTATAAAAGAAACTGAGGGTTGTCAATCCCTATATATGAAAAACAATATTATGTACGGAACAAACCTGAGTAACAAGCCCATCATACAAAGGCTTGGGAGTTCTTTTTGGATAACAAATAACAGGTTTATACCCAAAGTGATGCAGATGACGAGCAGCAACAAGACCATCACCACCATTGTTCCCAGGGCCACAAATAGCAAGCACGCGATTATGCTCACTTAATTTGTAAACCttccaaaacaaaaaaaaaacgtaaTGACTCAAAACTTGAAAGCATAGAAATTCCAAAACTGAGTTCTCAATACCTCCAAACAGAATTAAAAGACTTGAGTAGGCAGTTATGGAACCACTTGGTAGcccctcaattttattttatttttccttcaTAATTTTCTTCTTaagctaaaacaaataaaataatgcAGTATAGGTTTTTAAAAATAGATAAGGCAATGAAGACAATAAGGAATGATAATGAATACAATCAAACCAAATCTTCCCCCAACATAATATAAACTATAAGACCATGAAAATTAACACGATTCAATTCTACGGATGATCAGAATTAAATTCTCAATTCATACAACAGAAGCGTAAGAATGCAATCTACTAAATTTGAATTTGGTTCACGTCCACAATTATCCATAAAGATGGATTTTCAATAGGAAAATCAATTCTCAAAATCCGAATTTTCCATAGTTTAATTATACTCAAACAGAAACTAAATACCTCTGCTATTGCAGCAGCCACGCTCAAACCTGCCAATTCCTACAATGGAGGGAGAAAAGAGATTAAGAACAAACACATTTCGAATAAAGAAggcaaat
This Cannabis sativa cultivar Pink pepper isolate KNU-18-1 chromosome 6, ASM2916894v1, whole genome shotgun sequence DNA region includes the following protein-coding sequences:
- the LOC115725438 gene encoding pyridoxine/pyridoxamine 5'-phosphate oxidase 1, chloroplastic isoform X1, whose translation is MMWRLVGKGSRTMTCFHLAQSLFLASASASASASHSSYTFISKPFHSFNNHLPQLSSVFLHPIANSASFAFCSKPGRELRTVSPESMSNPDSISYLTQRQAAQIDETLMGPLGFSVDQLMELAGLSVAAAIAEVYKLSEHNRVLAICGPGNNGGDGLVAARHLHHFGYKPVICYPKRTPKPLYDGLVTQLESLSVPFISVEDLPLDLSEDFDIIVDAMFGFSYHGSPRPPFDGLVQMLVSLRNYDGTRQKTPAIVSVDIPSGWHVEEGDIGGEGIKPDMLVSLTAPKLCAKQFSGPHHFLGGRFVPPLIAEKYKLHLPSYSGTSMCVLIGKPPKIDVSALRENYISPEFLEEDVESDPINQFRKWFEEAVGAGLKEPNAMALSTAGKNGKVSSRMVLLKGFDENGFVWFTNYESRKAHELSENPHASLLFYWDGLNRQVRVEGSVQKVSEEESEQYFHSRPRGSQIGAIVSKQSTVVPGRNVLYELYKDLEEKYSDGSVIPKPKYWGGYRLKPELFEFWQGQKSRLHDRLSYSPEETNGGRVWKIERLAP
- the LOC115725438 gene encoding pyridoxine/pyridoxamine 5'-phosphate oxidase 1, chloroplastic isoform X2 encodes the protein MMWRLVGKGSRTMTCFHLAQSLFLASASASASASHSSYTFISKPFHSFNNHLPQLSSVFLHPIANSASFAFCSKPGRELRTVSPESMSNPDSISYLTQRQAAQIDETLMGPLGFSVDQLMELAGLSVAAAIAEVYKLSEHNRVLAICGPGNNGGDGLVAARHLHHFGYKPVICYPKRTPKPLYDGLVTQLESLSVPFISVEDLPLDLSEDFDIIVDAMFGFSYHGSPRPPFDGLVQMLVSLRNYDGTRQKTPAIVSVDIPSGWHVEEGDIGGEGIKPDMLVSLTAPKLCAKQFSGPHHFLGGRFVPPLIAEKYKLHLPSYSGTSMCVLIGKPPKIDVSALRENYISPEFLEEDVESDPINQFRKWFEEAVGAGLKEPNAMALSTAGKNGKVSSRMVLLKGFDENGFVWFTNYESRKAHELSENPHASLLFYWDGLNRQVRVEGSVQKVSEEESEQYFHSRPRGSQIGAIVSKQSTVVPGRNVLYELYKDLEEKYSDGVIPKPKYWGGYRLKPELFEFWQGQKSRLHDRLSYSPEETNGGRVWKIERLAP